In Streptomyces hawaiiensis, one genomic interval encodes:
- a CDS encoding SCO3242 family prenyltransferase encodes MASTAAPEGTAGDTASCACTGRSRRRRAWAELLRLPALFSVPGDALAGTAATGSAPNSRTLLAIGSSLCLYEAGMALNDWADRDVDAVERPHRPLPSGRIRPAAALTAACALTGAGLALAARAGRPALAVAAPLAATVWAYDLGLKHTPAGPVAMGAARGLDLLLGAAATTGCTRPALPSAALLCTHTAAVTTVSRQEARGGSPLAPLAALATTALLTRLVTRRPAGPMSRPAGLMSRPAGLLKGRRQVTSHRPAGPRAARHPRQESAALLTTALGAAYAATTARPYFHATLNPSPPLTQRAVGAGIRATIPLQATLAARSRGTATALLIAALTPLGGKFAKKVSVT; translated from the coding sequence GTGGCGTCCACAGCCGCTCCTGAAGGCACTGCCGGTGACACGGCCTCCTGCGCTTGCACCGGCCGCTCGCGCCGGAGACGCGCCTGGGCCGAACTCCTGCGTCTGCCCGCCCTGTTCAGCGTCCCCGGAGACGCCCTGGCCGGCACGGCCGCCACCGGTTCGGCCCCCAACTCCCGCACCCTGCTCGCCATCGGCTCCTCCCTCTGCCTCTACGAAGCCGGCATGGCCCTCAACGACTGGGCGGACCGCGACGTCGACGCCGTCGAACGCCCGCACCGCCCCCTGCCCTCCGGCCGCATTCGACCGGCCGCCGCACTGACGGCGGCCTGCGCCCTCACCGGCGCCGGACTGGCCCTGGCCGCGCGCGCGGGCCGCCCGGCCCTGGCCGTCGCCGCGCCCCTGGCGGCAACCGTCTGGGCGTACGACCTCGGCCTCAAGCACACGCCCGCCGGACCCGTGGCCATGGGCGCGGCCCGCGGGCTCGACCTGCTTCTGGGAGCGGCGGCCACGACCGGCTGTACCCGCCCGGCCCTGCCCTCCGCGGCCCTCCTCTGCACCCACACCGCGGCCGTCACGACGGTCTCCCGGCAGGAGGCCCGGGGCGGCTCCCCCCTGGCCCCTCTGGCAGCCCTCGCGACGACGGCCCTCCTGACCCGACTGGTGACGCGTCGCCCGGCGGGGCCGATGAGCCGCCCCGCTGGGTTGATGAGTCGCCCCGCTGGGCTGCTGAAAGGGCGCAGGCAGGTAACCAGCCACAGACCGGCAGGGCCCCGAGCAGCCCGGCACCCACGGCAGGAGTCCGCAGCGCTGCTCACCACCGCCCTCGGAGCCGCTTACGCCGCGACCACCGCCCGCCCCTACTTCCACGCCACCCTGAACCCCTCGCCTCCTCTCACCCAACGTGCTGTCGGAGCCGGCATCCGCGCCACCATCCCCCTCCAGGCCACCCTCGCCGCCCGCTCCCGGGGAACGGCCACCGCACTCCTCATCGCTGCCCTCACCCCGCTCGGAGGGAAGTTCGCGAAGAAGGTGAGCGTCACATGA
- a CDS encoding sugar phosphate isomerase/epimerase family protein codes for MPHTTVQATASPHTATVPPGAPPSLRFGYGTNGLADLRLDDALCLLSDLGYDGVGLTLDHMHLDPLAPDLAARTRRVAHRLDALGLGITVETGARYVLDPRRKHGPSLLDPDPDDRARRADLLVRAVRVAADLGAHAVHCFSGVVPEGTGTDTAWKRLAEALTPVLDTAASAGIPLAVEPEPGHLLATLADFHHLRRALGDPEPLGLTLDIGHCQCLEPLSPADCVRAAAPWLRHVQIEDMRRGVHEHLPFGDGEIDFPPVLAALAATGYQGLTVVELPRHSHAGPHFAAHSLPFLRHAERTAATVPPGPAPALQQTAPPHGAPSTAPEGSSR; via the coding sequence TTGCCTCACACCACCGTCCAGGCCACCGCCTCGCCCCACACGGCCACTGTCCCGCCCGGTGCCCCCCCTTCCCTCCGCTTCGGCTACGGCACCAACGGTCTCGCCGACCTCCGGCTCGACGACGCCCTCTGTCTCCTCTCCGACCTCGGTTACGACGGCGTCGGACTGACCCTCGACCACATGCACCTCGACCCGCTCGCCCCCGACCTCGCCGCCCGCACCCGCAGGGTCGCGCACCGGCTGGACGCGCTCGGTCTGGGCATCACCGTGGAGACGGGCGCCCGCTATGTGCTCGACCCGCGCCGCAAGCACGGCCCGTCCCTGCTGGACCCGGACCCCGACGACCGGGCCCGCCGCGCCGACCTGCTCGTCCGGGCCGTCCGGGTCGCCGCCGACCTCGGCGCCCACGCGGTGCACTGCTTCAGCGGGGTCGTGCCGGAGGGAACCGGCACCGACACCGCGTGGAAGCGCCTCGCCGAGGCCCTCACCCCCGTCCTGGACACCGCCGCGTCCGCGGGCATCCCGCTCGCCGTCGAACCCGAGCCGGGTCACCTCCTCGCCACCCTGGCCGACTTCCACCACCTCCGCCGTGCCCTGGGCGACCCCGAACCCCTCGGCCTCACCCTGGACATCGGCCACTGCCAGTGCCTCGAACCCCTTTCTCCCGCCGACTGCGTGCGGGCCGCCGCACCCTGGCTGCGGCATGTGCAGATCGAGGACATGCGGCGCGGTGTCCACGAGCACCTGCCGTTCGGGGACGGGGAGATCGACTTCCCGCCGGTCCTGGCGGCCCTCGCCGCCACCGGTTACCAGGGCCTGACCGTCGTCGAACTACCCCGCCACTCCCACGCCGGCCCTCACTTCGCCGCGCACTCCCTCCCGTTTCTCCGCCACGCCGAGCGGACCGCGGCCACCGTGCCGCCCGGCCCCGCTCCGGCCCTCCAGCAGACCGCGCCACCCCACGGCGCTCCCTCCACAGCCCCTGAAGGGAGCAGCAGATGA
- a CDS encoding EboA domain-containing protein has translation MTHPHATPAARTESTQDAPSPRTHAGETTPDTTLTTRPSLADLRHHLTTHLDPPARSWLDHALDEAAAQPGIHGPISVWELRLAEAGRRCGPLHADAARVLILDAARAGLDALTRVYFQGTADERRAVLHALPHLVSGPGALPLIEDALRTNDTRLLSAAVGPYAARHLSAHAWRHAVLKCLFTGVPVDHVADLPRRAAGDGELARMLGDYAAERTAADRSVLEDLYRVLDLTESVTPAAGTDHPHGKES, from the coding sequence ATGACCCACCCCCATGCCACGCCCGCGGCGAGAACCGAGAGCACCCAGGACGCACCGAGCCCCAGAACCCACGCCGGCGAAACGACCCCTGACACCACCCTCACCACCCGCCCCTCACTCGCAGACCTTCGCCACCACCTCACCACCCACCTCGACCCGCCGGCCCGCTCCTGGCTCGACCACGCCCTCGACGAGGCCGCCGCCCAGCCGGGCATCCACGGACCCATCTCCGTGTGGGAGCTGCGTCTCGCCGAAGCCGGACGCCGCTGCGGCCCCCTGCACGCCGACGCCGCACGGGTCCTCATCCTGGACGCGGCCCGCGCCGGCCTCGACGCGCTGACCCGGGTGTACTTCCAGGGCACCGCCGACGAGCGCCGAGCCGTCCTGCATGCCCTGCCCCACCTCGTGTCCGGCCCCGGCGCCCTCCCGCTGATCGAGGACGCCCTGCGCACCAACGACACCCGGCTCCTCAGCGCCGCCGTCGGCCCCTACGCCGCCCGGCACCTGAGCGCCCACGCCTGGCGTCACGCCGTGCTGAAGTGCCTGTTCACCGGCGTCCCCGTCGACCACGTGGCGGACCTGCCCCGGCGCGCCGCCGGCGACGGCGAACTCGCCCGGATGCTGGGCGACTACGCCGCCGAACGCACCGCCGCCGACCGCTCCGTCCTCGAGGACCTGTACCGCGTCCTGGACCTGACCGAGTCCGTCACCCCGGCCGCCGGCACGGACCACCCCCACGGCAAGGAGTCCTGA
- a CDS encoding TatD family hydrolase, producing MRIFDPHIHMTSRTTDDYEAMYAAGVRAVVEPSFWLGQPRTSPASFRDYFDSLLGWEPFRAAQYGIAHHCTIALNPKEANDPRCMPVLDELPRYLVKDNVVAVGEIGYDSMTPAEDTALAAQLQLAADHDLPALVHTPHRDKLAGLRRTLDVVRESALAPDRVLVDHLNETTVKEARDSGCWLGFSVYPDTKMDEERMVAILRAHGTEQVLVNSAADWGKSDPLKTRKVGDLMLAEGFDEDDVDQVLWRNPVAFYGLSGRLNLHVTAAEATHEGNSVLRGAPKDPGEPDTGTGTPARVTAAEA from the coding sequence ATGCGCATCTTCGACCCCCACATCCACATGACGTCCCGCACCACCGACGACTACGAGGCGATGTACGCCGCCGGTGTCCGCGCCGTCGTCGAGCCGTCCTTCTGGCTCGGCCAGCCGCGCACCTCGCCCGCCTCCTTCCGTGACTACTTCGACTCCCTCCTCGGCTGGGAGCCCTTCCGCGCCGCCCAGTACGGCATCGCCCACCACTGCACGATCGCCCTCAACCCCAAGGAGGCGAACGACCCGCGCTGCATGCCCGTCCTCGACGAGCTGCCGCGGTATCTCGTCAAGGACAACGTCGTGGCGGTCGGGGAGATCGGTTACGACTCCATGACCCCGGCCGAGGACACCGCCCTCGCCGCGCAGCTCCAGCTCGCCGCCGACCACGATCTGCCCGCCCTCGTGCACACCCCCCACCGCGACAAGCTCGCCGGGCTGCGCCGCACTCTCGACGTCGTCCGGGAGTCCGCGCTGGCCCCGGACCGAGTCCTGGTCGACCACCTCAACGAGACCACCGTCAAGGAGGCCAGGGACAGCGGCTGCTGGCTGGGCTTCTCCGTCTATCCGGACACCAAGATGGACGAGGAACGCATGGTCGCGATCCTGCGCGCCCACGGGACCGAGCAGGTCCTGGTGAACTCCGCCGCCGACTGGGGAAAGAGCGACCCCCTCAAAACCCGCAAGGTCGGCGACCTGATGCTGGCCGAGGGCTTCGACGAGGACGACGTCGACCAGGTGCTGTGGCGCAACCCGGTCGCCTTCTACGGGCTCAGCGGTCGTCTGAACCTCCACGTCACCGCCGCGGAGGCCACCCACGAGGGCAACTCCGTCCTCCGAGGCGCCCCGAAGGATCCGGGCGAGCCGGACACCGGCACCGGCACGCCGGCCCGCGTGACCGCTGCGGAGGCGTGA
- the eboE gene encoding metabolite traffic protein EboE, translating to MRFRHPDGSTVHLAYCTNVHPAETLDGVLAQLRDHCEPVRRRLGRDRLGIGLWLAKDAAHALVTDPSALRKLRTELDRRGLEVVTLNGFPYEGFGAEEVKYRVYKPDWADPERLDHTTALARVLAGLLPDDVTAGTISTLPLAWRTAYDDERAETARTALRTLGERLDAIEELTGRSIRAGLEPEPGCVVETTRDAIAPLTAIGHDRIGICVDTCHLATSFEDPHTAFDALTEARVPVVKSQLSAALHAEHPHLPEVREALAAFAEPRFLHQTRTPTAAGLRATDDLDEALAGHALPDASPWRAHFHVPLHAAPAAPLTSTLPVLKSALTRLVGGPAPLTRHLEVETYTWQALPPELRPRSRAQLAEGIAAELTLARDLLTDLGLKELP from the coding sequence ATGCGCTTCCGCCACCCCGACGGCTCCACCGTCCACCTCGCCTACTGCACCAACGTCCACCCCGCCGAAACCCTCGACGGAGTCCTCGCCCAGCTCCGTGACCACTGCGAACCCGTCCGCCGCCGCCTGGGCCGCGACCGGCTGGGCATCGGCCTGTGGCTTGCCAAGGACGCCGCCCACGCCCTGGTCACCGACCCCTCCGCACTGCGCAAGCTGCGCACGGAACTGGACCGGCGCGGCCTCGAGGTCGTCACCCTCAACGGCTTCCCCTATGAGGGCTTCGGCGCCGAGGAGGTCAAGTACCGCGTCTACAAGCCGGACTGGGCCGACCCAGAACGCCTCGACCACACCACCGCCCTGGCCCGCGTCCTGGCCGGGCTCCTCCCCGACGACGTCACCGCCGGGACCATCTCCACACTGCCCCTCGCCTGGCGCACCGCGTATGACGACGAGCGTGCGGAGACCGCCCGCACCGCGCTGCGCACCCTCGGCGAACGCCTCGACGCCATCGAGGAGCTGACCGGCCGCTCCATCCGGGCCGGCCTGGAACCGGAACCCGGCTGCGTCGTCGAGACCACCCGCGATGCCATCGCCCCGCTCACCGCGATCGGCCACGACCGCATCGGCATCTGCGTCGACACCTGCCATCTCGCCACCTCCTTCGAAGATCCGCACACTGCCTTCGACGCCCTCACCGAGGCCCGCGTCCCCGTCGTCAAATCCCAGCTCTCCGCCGCTCTGCACGCCGAGCACCCCCATCTCCCCGAGGTCCGCGAAGCCCTCGCCGCATTCGCCGAACCCCGCTTCCTGCACCAGACCCGCACCCCCACCGCCGCCGGCCTGCGCGCCACCGACGACCTCGACGAGGCTCTCGCCGGACACGCCCTGCCGGACGCCTCACCCTGGCGCGCCCACTTCCACGTCCCCCTGCACGCGGCCCCCGCCGCGCCCCTCACCTCCACCCTCCCGGTCCTGAAATCCGCACTGACCCGGCTCGTCGGCGGCCCGGCCCCGCTCACCCGCCACCTGGAGGTCGAGACCTACACCTGGCAGGCCCTCCCGCCCGAGCTGCGCCCCAGGAGCCGCGCCCAGCTCGCCGAGGGCATCGCCGCCGAACTCACCCTCGCCCGCGACCTGCTGACGGACCTCGGCCTGAAGGAGCTGCCATGA